One Sediminibacillus dalangtanensis genomic region harbors:
- the gltX gene encoding glutamate--tRNA ligase, translating into MTNEVRVRYAPSPTGHLHIGNARTALFNYLYARHLGGKFIIRTEDTDEKRNVAGGEESQLSYLKWLGIEWDEGADIGGDYGPYRQTERLELYQKYVDELLERDLAYKCYMTAEELEQEREEQKANGQVPKYSGAHSNLSEEEIQQFEAEGRQPSIRFRVPKNVTYKFNDIVRGDITFDSSDFGDWVIVKKNGIPTYNFAVAIDDHLMKISHVLRGEEHISNTPKQMMIYDAFNWEPPKFGHMTLILNENRKKLSKRDEHILQFIEQYKNLGYLPEALFNFITLLGWSPVGEEELFTKQQFIEMFDPDRLSTSPAIFDPQKLKWMNNQYIKAADFDHVVKLALPHLIHAERLPADMEKEQEDWALELIGLYKEQLNYGAEIVELTELFFREEIQYSEEALEVLNEEQVPEVLSVFADKLEASDDFTPDAIKAEIKATQKETKQKGKKLFMPIRVATTGQVHGPELPNSIHLLGKDTVLARLRSAIEQISK; encoded by the coding sequence ATGACGAACGAAGTAAGGGTGCGCTATGCGCCCAGCCCAACCGGACATTTACATATAGGGAATGCCCGCACGGCTTTATTCAACTATTTATATGCCCGTCATTTGGGCGGTAAATTTATTATCCGTACAGAAGACACGGATGAAAAAAGAAACGTAGCGGGCGGTGAAGAAAGCCAGCTTAGTTACTTGAAATGGCTTGGAATAGAATGGGACGAAGGTGCAGATATTGGCGGCGATTACGGTCCATACCGGCAGACAGAGCGGCTGGAATTATATCAAAAGTACGTAGATGAACTGCTGGAAAGAGACCTTGCATACAAATGTTATATGACAGCTGAAGAACTGGAGCAAGAGCGGGAAGAACAAAAAGCTAACGGACAGGTTCCGAAATATTCCGGTGCCCATAGCAATCTCTCAGAGGAAGAGATTCAGCAGTTCGAAGCGGAAGGTCGCCAGCCGAGCATTCGTTTCCGTGTGCCGAAGAATGTTACGTATAAATTCAATGATATCGTCCGAGGAGATATTACTTTTGATTCCAGTGATTTTGGAGATTGGGTAATCGTGAAAAAAAACGGGATTCCTACTTATAATTTCGCTGTCGCAATTGATGACCATTTAATGAAAATCTCCCATGTGCTTCGGGGAGAGGAGCATATCTCCAATACACCAAAACAGATGATGATTTACGATGCGTTTAATTGGGAGCCGCCAAAGTTCGGCCATATGACACTGATTTTGAACGAAAACCGTAAGAAGCTGAGTAAGCGGGATGAACATATTCTCCAATTTATCGAACAATATAAAAATCTTGGCTATTTGCCGGAAGCATTGTTCAATTTTATTACGCTATTGGGCTGGTCGCCGGTAGGAGAAGAAGAATTGTTTACCAAACAGCAGTTCATCGAAATGTTTGATCCGGATCGTTTGTCCACGTCCCCGGCGATTTTTGATCCGCAGAAACTGAAGTGGATGAATAACCAGTACATCAAAGCGGCCGATTTTGATCATGTCGTGAAACTGGCATTGCCTCATTTGATTCACGCAGAAAGACTGCCGGCAGACATGGAGAAAGAACAGGAAGATTGGGCACTGGAACTGATTGGGCTTTATAAGGAGCAATTGAACTACGGAGCGGAAATCGTAGAATTGACGGAGCTTTTCTTCCGTGAGGAAATTCAGTACAGCGAAGAAGCGCTGGAGGTTCTTAACGAGGAGCAAGTTCCAGAAGTGTTATCTGTTTTCGCTGACAAGCTTGAAGCGAGTGATGATTTCACACCGGATGCAATCAAAGCAGAAATCAAAGCGACTCAAAAAGAAACGAAACAAAAAGGGAAAAAATTGTTCATGCCGATCCGTGTGGCGACAACCGGTCAGGTTCATGGACCGGAATTGCCTAATTCGATCCATTTGTTAGGGAAGGATACAGTCCTGGCGAGACTGCGTTCCGCCATTGAACAAATCAGCAAGTAA
- the cysE gene encoding serine O-acetyltransferase, whose protein sequence is MLKEDILVVFDQDPAARTYFEVILTYAGLHAIWAHRVAHAFYNKKFYFIARVISQFSRFLTGIEIHPGAKIGKRFFIDHGMGVVIGETCEIGDNVTIFQGVTLGGTGKEKGKRHPTIKNNALIATGAKVLGSIVIGESSKVGAGSVVLHDVPDHSTVVGIPGRVVIQNGERVRKDLDHHKLPDPLSEVMKEMDAEIKALRKELDKLKGVKSHDNTTL, encoded by the coding sequence ATGCTGAAAGAAGATATTCTAGTCGTGTTTGACCAGGACCCGGCTGCCCGTACTTATTTTGAGGTTATTTTAACGTACGCAGGGTTACATGCAATCTGGGCACATCGGGTTGCTCACGCTTTTTATAATAAGAAGTTTTATTTTATTGCCCGGGTAATTTCACAATTCAGCCGTTTCTTGACAGGGATTGAAATTCACCCTGGGGCAAAAATAGGAAAAAGATTTTTTATTGACCACGGAATGGGTGTGGTAATCGGGGAAACATGTGAAATCGGGGATAACGTTACCATCTTCCAGGGAGTCACCTTAGGGGGCACTGGAAAAGAGAAGGGAAAAAGACACCCAACGATTAAAAATAATGCTTTAATCGCAACCGGAGCAAAAGTGCTCGGTTCGATTGTGATTGGTGAGAGCTCTAAAGTAGGGGCTGGATCGGTGGTCCTCCATGATGTTCCTGACCACTCAACAGTAGTTGGAATTCCCGGACGAGTGGTCATTCAAAACGGAGAACGTGTACGAAAAGATCTTGATCATCATAAGCTGCCTGATCCCCTTTCGGAGGTAATGAAAGAGATGGATGCTGAAATAAAAGCTTTGCGGAAAGAATTGGATAAGTTAAAAGGAGTGAAGAGTCATGACAATACAACTTTATAA
- the cysS gene encoding cysteine--tRNA ligase encodes MTIQLYNTLTRQKEPFETIEEGKVRMYVCGPTVYNYIHIGNARPAIVFDTVRRYLEYRGYAVNYVLNFTDVDDKIIKAANELGEEVPDISQRFINAYKEDVGALGVKQADHHPRVTESMEEIIEFISLLIEKGHAYEADGDVYFRTRSFDNYGKLSHQSIDELRSGARIQIGEKKDDPLDFALWKQAKADEISWDSPWGKGRPGWHIECSAMAKKYLGDTIDIHAGGQDLTFPHHENEVAQSEAGNDKQFANYWMHNGYININNEKMSKSMGNFVLAHDLIEQHDPQVVRFFMLSVHYRNPINFSEALLESAKNSLDRIKNAYLNLEHRKQSSTNLDGNEEEWLEKAEGYQRRFVKEMDDDFNTANAIAVLFDIAKDANVYLQSKQTSERVINRLMELMEQQTGVLGIQLKQEEELLDKEVEALIKQRNDARKDRDFALADQIRDDLKEQGIILEDTPQGTRWKRG; translated from the coding sequence ATGACAATACAACTTTATAATACATTGACCCGGCAAAAGGAACCCTTCGAAACCATAGAAGAAGGAAAGGTAAGAATGTATGTCTGCGGTCCAACTGTCTATAACTATATTCATATAGGGAATGCACGCCCTGCGATCGTATTCGATACGGTAAGAAGGTATTTGGAATATCGCGGATATGCGGTCAACTATGTATTGAATTTTACGGATGTCGACGACAAAATAATCAAAGCGGCAAATGAACTTGGGGAAGAAGTGCCGGATATATCGCAGCGGTTTATCAATGCTTATAAGGAAGATGTCGGTGCTCTGGGGGTAAAACAAGCTGACCATCATCCCCGCGTAACAGAAAGCATGGAGGAAATCATTGAATTTATCTCCTTGCTGATAGAAAAAGGGCACGCATATGAAGCGGACGGTGATGTGTATTTCCGCACCCGCTCCTTTGACAATTATGGAAAACTATCCCATCAATCGATCGACGAGCTTCGTTCTGGAGCCAGAATTCAGATAGGAGAGAAAAAAGATGATCCACTGGATTTCGCTTTGTGGAAACAAGCCAAGGCAGATGAAATCTCATGGGATTCTCCCTGGGGAAAAGGCCGTCCGGGATGGCATATAGAGTGCTCGGCCATGGCGAAAAAATACCTAGGTGACACCATTGACATTCATGCCGGAGGCCAGGATTTAACTTTTCCGCATCACGAGAACGAAGTAGCCCAATCGGAAGCTGGAAATGATAAACAGTTTGCGAACTATTGGATGCATAATGGTTATATCAATATAAATAATGAAAAAATGTCCAAATCGATGGGGAACTTTGTTCTGGCTCATGACTTGATAGAACAGCATGATCCACAGGTAGTACGATTCTTCATGTTGAGCGTCCACTACAGGAACCCGATCAATTTCAGCGAGGCATTACTGGAAAGTGCTAAAAACAGTTTGGACCGGATTAAAAATGCCTATTTAAATCTGGAGCACCGCAAACAGTCCAGTACTAATCTTGACGGAAACGAGGAAGAATGGCTGGAAAAAGCGGAGGGTTATCAAAGAAGATTCGTGAAGGAGATGGACGACGATTTCAATACGGCCAATGCAATAGCTGTATTGTTCGATATAGCAAAAGATGCCAATGTTTATTTGCAGTCTAAGCAAACTTCCGAACGGGTCATCAACAGACTGATGGAACTGATGGAACAGCAGACAGGCGTCCTTGGCATTCAGTTGAAACAAGAAGAGGAATTGCTGGATAAAGAAGTAGAAGCATTGATCAAGCAAAGGAATGACGCAAGGAAGGACCGTGATTTCGCGTTGGCGGACCAAATCAGGGATGATCTGAAGGAACAGGGGATCATTCTCGAGGATACACCGCAAGGTACGCGGTGGAAGCGGGGATGA
- a CDS encoding Mini-ribonuclease 3, giving the protein MAEIDVKQMKSLNLAYMGDAVYEIYVRHHLIRKGNVKPDQLHRSAVAFVSAKSQARVITDWLEKERLSMEEEGVVRRGRNAKSGTVPKNTDVQTYRYSTAFEALLGYLYLGGNIERLEQLVAEAIAFVEERG; this is encoded by the coding sequence ATGGCGGAAATAGATGTAAAACAAATGAAGAGCCTGAATCTGGCTTATATGGGGGATGCCGTTTATGAAATCTATGTAAGGCATCATCTTATTAGAAAAGGAAATGTAAAGCCAGATCAATTACACCGGTCTGCAGTCGCGTTTGTCTCCGCTAAGTCGCAAGCCAGGGTGATTACTGATTGGCTTGAGAAGGAACGGTTGTCTATGGAGGAAGAAGGTGTCGTCCGGAGAGGCAGGAACGCCAAATCCGGAACGGTGCCGAAAAATACAGATGTACAAACCTATCGGTATAGTACTGCTTTTGAAGCGCTGTTGGGCTATTTATACTTGGGAGGAAATATAGAAAGGCTGGAACAATTAGTTGCGGAAGCCATCGCATTCGTAGAGGAAAGGGGTTGA
- the rlmB gene encoding 23S rRNA (guanosine(2251)-2'-O)-methyltransferase RlmB, producing MAEEWIIGKNPVTEALKSGRSINKILISDQLQKQAFHKIQSLAKENGVTVQQVPKRKIDQLVEGNHQGVAAAVAAYAYSSLEDLFEAAEQKDEPPFFMILDEIEDPHNLGSILRTADAVGVHGVIIPKRRSVGLTAVVAKTSAGAIEYIPVARVTNIAATIDELKERNVWVVGTAADGSEDYRELSADMPLALVIGNEGKGMSRLVKDKCDWTVRLSMKGEVSSLNASVAAGLLMYEVFRKRNPLGE from the coding sequence ATGGCTGAAGAATGGATCATTGGCAAAAATCCGGTTACAGAAGCATTGAAATCCGGACGATCGATCAATAAAATTTTGATTTCAGACCAGTTGCAAAAACAAGCATTTCATAAAATTCAGTCACTAGCCAAGGAGAATGGCGTGACAGTACAGCAAGTGCCAAAGCGAAAGATAGACCAGCTGGTGGAAGGCAATCATCAGGGGGTAGCTGCAGCTGTCGCTGCGTATGCATACAGCAGCCTGGAGGATTTATTCGAAGCTGCCGAACAAAAGGACGAGCCTCCGTTCTTTATGATTTTAGATGAAATAGAAGATCCGCATAATTTAGGATCTATTCTCCGTACCGCTGACGCGGTCGGAGTACACGGGGTCATCATTCCGAAACGCCGATCGGTTGGCTTGACCGCAGTAGTAGCCAAAACTTCGGCAGGAGCGATTGAGTATATCCCTGTCGCCAGAGTAACTAATATCGCAGCCACGATCGATGAATTAAAGGAAAGAAACGTATGGGTGGTCGGTACTGCTGCAGATGGTTCAGAGGATTATCGGGAACTGTCGGCAGATATGCCGTTAGCCCTTGTCATCGGCAACGAAGGGAAAGGAATGAGCAGGCTTGTGAAAGATAAGTGCGATTGGACAGTAAGGCTGTCAATGAAAGGGGAAGTTTCCTCGTTGAATGCCTCTGTTGCTGCGGGACTGCTTATGTATGAAGTTTTTAGAAAACGGAATCCGCTTGGTGAATGA
- a CDS encoding NYN domain-containing protein, with the protein MDVLVVDGYNIIGAWDELKKLKDHDLAQARDLLIANMAEYQAYKGMRVIIVFDAYYVQGLAKKQQNFKVEVIFTKEKETADECIEKLIKQLKNVKTQVYVATSDFTEQRTIFAQGALRKSARELYIEMKNIEKEIEEDLESYRNIQSSSKIPIKKDILEVFEKWRRGGH; encoded by the coding sequence ATGGATGTATTAGTGGTGGACGGATACAACATCATCGGTGCCTGGGATGAATTAAAGAAATTAAAAGATCATGACCTGGCTCAGGCTCGTGATCTTTTAATTGCCAATATGGCAGAGTACCAAGCGTACAAAGGAATGAGGGTAATCATCGTATTTGACGCTTATTACGTCCAGGGCCTTGCGAAAAAACAACAGAATTTCAAGGTGGAAGTAATTTTTACGAAAGAAAAAGAGACGGCTGATGAATGTATCGAAAAATTAATCAAACAATTGAAAAACGTGAAAACCCAAGTGTATGTCGCTACTTCAGATTTCACAGAACAACGTACCATCTTTGCTCAGGGGGCGCTCCGCAAGTCCGCTCGAGAGCTATATATTGAAATGAAGAATATAGAGAAAGAGATAGAGGAAGATTTAGAATCTTATCGAAATATCCAATCCTCCTCCAAGATTCCGATCAAAAAAGATATATTGGAAGTGTTCGAAAAATGGCGAAGGGGAGGACATTAG
- the sigH gene encoding RNA polymerase sporulation sigma factor SigH — MTITHTETDDQELGYEKLEDDELIELVHQGQTYALDYLITKYRNFVRAKARTYFLIGADREDIVQEGMIGLYKAIRDYKGDKLSSFKAFAELCITRQIITAIKTATRQKHIPLNSYVSLDKPIYDEESDRTLMDVIAGSKAVDPQELIVNREKFGDMEYKMSELLSELEQQVLSLYLDGRSYQEISVELKRHVKSIDNALQRVKRKLERYLEISELSL, encoded by the coding sequence GTGACCATCACACACACGGAGACAGACGATCAGGAATTAGGCTATGAGAAACTTGAAGACGATGAGTTGATTGAATTGGTTCATCAGGGCCAAACTTATGCCTTGGACTATTTGATTACGAAGTACAGAAACTTTGTTAGGGCAAAAGCCCGGACCTACTTTTTAATCGGAGCAGACCGGGAGGATATAGTACAGGAAGGCATGATTGGTCTCTATAAGGCAATTCGGGACTACAAAGGAGATAAGCTTTCTTCTTTTAAAGCATTTGCCGAACTATGTATAACCCGCCAAATTATCACTGCAATCAAAACAGCCACCAGGCAAAAGCATATCCCATTAAATTCTTATGTTTCACTGGACAAGCCTATTTATGATGAAGAGTCAGACAGGACACTCATGGATGTGATTGCCGGATCTAAGGCCGTCGACCCTCAAGAGTTGATTGTGAACCGTGAGAAATTCGGGGACATGGAATATAAAATGTCAGAATTGTTAAGCGAATTGGAACAACAAGTGCTCAGTCTTTATCTGGACGGCAGGTCTTACCAAGAAATTTCCGTCGAGTTGAAACGGCATGTGAAATCGATCGATAATGCCCTTCAGAGGGTGAAGCGCAAACTGGAGCGTTACTTGGAAATCAGTGAGTTGAGTCTATAA
- the rpmG gene encoding 50S ribosomal protein L33, which produces MRRKVVLACVDCLSRNYSTDKNKTENAERLEVRKFCKRCGAHTLHRETK; this is translated from the coding sequence ATGAGACGTAAAGTAGTACTGGCCTGTGTGGACTGCCTAAGCAGAAACTACAGTACAGATAAGAATAAAACAGAGAATGCCGAACGGTTGGAAGTTCGCAAGTTTTGCAAAAGATGTGGAGCTCATACCCTGCATCGGGAGACGAAATAA
- the secE gene encoding preprotein translocase subunit SecE: protein MKLITFFKNVSREMKKVSWPKGRELTSYTITVVCTVAFVAVFFAVIDLGITEILNLLFE, encoded by the coding sequence ATGAAACTTATCACATTCTTTAAAAATGTTTCCAGGGAAATGAAAAAAGTGAGCTGGCCAAAAGGTCGGGAACTGACAAGCTATACCATTACTGTTGTGTGTACCGTTGCGTTTGTAGCAGTCTTTTTTGCTGTTATCGATTTGGGAATTACGGAAATTCTTAATCTATTGTTTGAATAA
- the nusG gene encoding transcription termination/antitermination protein NusG has translation MEKNWYVVHTYSGYENKVKTNLEKRLESMGMEDKIFRVLVPEDEETEIKNGKKKVAKKKVFPGYVLAEMIMTDDSWYVVRNTPGVTGFVGSTGAGSKPIPLLPEEAEFILKRMGMQEQVTEVDFEEKESVRVTDGPFTNFTGTIEQIDLDKQKVKVHVNMFGRETPVELEFSQIEKL, from the coding sequence ATGGAAAAAAATTGGTATGTAGTCCACACTTATTCTGGCTACGAAAACAAAGTGAAAACGAATCTGGAGAAACGTTTGGAATCGATGGGAATGGAAGATAAGATTTTTCGCGTGCTTGTCCCAGAAGACGAGGAAACAGAAATCAAGAACGGCAAAAAGAAGGTAGCTAAAAAGAAAGTGTTTCCGGGTTATGTATTGGCGGAAATGATCATGACAGATGATTCCTGGTACGTAGTCCGCAATACCCCGGGAGTGACCGGATTCGTAGGCTCGACCGGTGCAGGCTCCAAACCCATCCCTCTCTTGCCTGAGGAAGCAGAGTTCATACTGAAACGGATGGGGATGCAAGAACAGGTCACCGAAGTGGACTTCGAAGAAAAAGAAAGTGTCCGCGTAACAGACGGGCCTTTCACGAACTTTACTGGTACCATCGAACAAATTGATCTCGATAAGCAAAAAGTAAAGGTACATGTAAACATGTTCGGTAGAGAAACCCCAGTAGAACTAGAATTCTCCCAAATCGAAAAATTATAA
- the rplK gene encoding 50S ribosomal protein L11: MAKKVIKVVKLQIPAGKANPAPPVGPALGQAGVNIMGFCKEFNARTQDQAGMIIPVEITVFEDRSFTFITKTPPAAVLLKKAAGIETASGEPNRNKVATVKRDKVKEIAETKMPDLNAANVEAAMRMVEGTARSMGIVIED, translated from the coding sequence GTGGCTAAAAAAGTTATTAAAGTTGTTAAACTTCAAATCCCTGCAGGGAAGGCAAACCCGGCACCGCCAGTTGGACCGGCATTGGGTCAAGCAGGTGTAAATATCATGGGATTTTGTAAGGAATTCAATGCCCGTACGCAAGACCAGGCTGGCATGATTATTCCAGTAGAAATCACGGTGTTTGAGGACCGTTCATTTACATTTATCACAAAAACTCCGCCTGCTGCTGTGCTTCTTAAAAAAGCAGCTGGAATCGAAACGGCATCAGGTGAACCAAACCGTAATAAAGTTGCTACTGTCAAGCGCGACAAAGTAAAAGAGATTGCGGAAACCAAAATGCCTGATCTGAATGCTGCTAACGTGGAAGCGGCTATGCGTATGGTTGAAGGTACAGCGCGTAGTATGGGAATCGTTATCGAAGACTAA
- the rplA gene encoding 50S ribosomal protein L1: MAKKSKKQQEALKLVDRSKAYDIKEAVELIKQTAKANFDETVEAAFRLGVDPKKADQQLRGAMVLPHGTGKTQRVLVFAKGDKAKEAENAGADFVGEQDLINRINQGWFDFDVVVATPDMMAEVGKLGRVLGPKGLMPNPKTGTVTFEVEKAVQEIKAGKVEYRVDKSSNVHVPIGKVSFDDAKLIENFEAITDTLVKAKPQAAKGIYMRNASVASTMGPGIKVDVSSFVR; the protein is encoded by the coding sequence ATGGCTAAAAAAAGCAAAAAGCAACAAGAGGCTTTGAAACTTGTTGATCGTTCAAAAGCTTATGATATAAAAGAAGCAGTAGAGCTAATCAAGCAAACTGCTAAAGCTAACTTTGATGAAACAGTAGAGGCTGCGTTCCGTTTGGGTGTTGACCCTAAGAAAGCTGACCAACAGCTTCGCGGTGCAATGGTGCTTCCGCACGGAACTGGTAAAACACAGCGCGTCTTGGTTTTCGCGAAAGGCGATAAAGCCAAAGAAGCTGAAAACGCGGGTGCTGACTTTGTAGGAGAGCAAGACTTGATCAACAGAATCAACCAAGGATGGTTTGACTTTGATGTCGTTGTAGCGACTCCTGACATGATGGCTGAAGTTGGTAAACTTGGACGCGTATTGGGGCCGAAAGGCTTGATGCCAAACCCTAAAACCGGCACGGTGACTTTTGAAGTTGAAAAAGCAGTGCAAGAAATCAAAGCTGGTAAGGTAGAATACCGCGTGGATAAGTCCTCCAACGTTCATGTGCCGATCGGAAAAGTATCCTTTGATGACGCTAAATTGATCGAGAACTTTGAAGCAATTACGGATACTTTGGTGAAAGCAAAGCCACAAGCGGCTAAAGGCATTTACATGCGTAACGCTTCTGTTGCTTCTACGATGGGCCCTGGCATCAAAGTAGACGTTTCTAGCTTCGTTCGCTAA
- the rplJ gene encoding 50S ribosomal protein L10: MSKTIEHKKQVVTEIADKFRESKSTILVDYRGLDVAEVTELRTQLRDAGVDFKVYKNTMTRRAAEEAELADLNETLVGPTAIAFSTDDVVAPAKILNNFAKEHEALEIKAGVIEGSIASLEQIKELADLPNYEGMLSMLLSVLQAPVRNFAYATKAVAEQQEEQGA; encoded by the coding sequence ATGTCCAAAACAATTGAGCACAAAAAACAAGTTGTAACCGAAATCGCCGACAAGTTCCGCGAAAGTAAATCAACAATTCTTGTCGATTACCGCGGCCTTGACGTTGCAGAAGTCACGGAACTTCGTACACAACTTCGCGATGCTGGTGTCGATTTCAAAGTGTACAAAAACACGATGACTCGCCGCGCTGCAGAAGAAGCAGAGCTGGCGGATTTGAACGAAACATTGGTTGGGCCGACGGCCATTGCGTTCAGTACTGACGATGTAGTGGCACCTGCAAAGATCTTGAACAACTTTGCCAAAGAACACGAAGCGCTTGAAATCAAAGCTGGCGTCATCGAAGGAAGCATTGCATCCCTTGAGCAAATCAAGGAACTTGCCGACCTGCCAAACTACGAAGGTATGCTTTCCATGCTGCTTAGCGTACTTCAAGCACCTGTCCGCAACTTTGCTTACGCTACAAAAGCAGTTGCAGAACAACAAGAAGAACAAGGCGCGTAA
- the rplL gene encoding 50S ribosomal protein L7/L12, protein MSKEQIIEQIKEMTVLELNDLVKAIEEEFGVTAAAPVAAAGAAGGGEAAEEQTEFDVVLESAGSSKIKVVKAVREITGLGLKDAKDLVDNAPGAIKEGVAKEEAEEMKSKLEEAGASVELK, encoded by the coding sequence ATGTCTAAAGAACAAATTATTGAGCAAATCAAAGAAATGACAGTTCTTGAATTGAACGACCTTGTAAAAGCTATTGAAGAAGAATTTGGAGTAACTGCTGCTGCACCAGTTGCTGCTGCAGGCGCAGCTGGCGGCGGAGAAGCTGCTGAAGAACAAACTGAATTTGATGTTGTTCTGGAAAGTGCCGGATCTTCTAAAATCAAAGTTGTAAAAGCAGTTCGTGAGATCACTGGTCTTGGACTTAAAGATGCAAAAGACCTTGTAGATAACGCTCCAGGAGCAATCAAAGAAGGCGTTGCGAAAGAAGAAGCTGAAGAAATGAAATCTAAGCTTGAAGAAGCAGGCGCTTCTGTTGAATTGAAGTAA
- a CDS encoding class I SAM-dependent methyltransferase, translating into MSEHYYSRKPTSESDPKTWHYKLRGFDFSFTTDHGVFSRNEVDFGSRTLIEGFTEPAIAGGFLDLGCGYGPIGLSLAKAFPHRHITMSDINERAIDLARKNAINNQVENVEFKISDRLQSFQNETFSAIVTNPPIRAGKKVIFDMFEESYKALLPQGELTVVIQKKQGAPSAQKKLEQLFGNIELLVKNKGYYLLKSTKQ; encoded by the coding sequence ATGTCTGAGCATTATTATTCAAGAAAGCCAACATCAGAAAGTGATCCGAAAACCTGGCATTACAAACTGAGAGGTTTTGACTTTTCTTTTACCACTGATCACGGAGTGTTTTCCAGAAACGAGGTAGACTTCGGCTCCCGTACATTAATTGAAGGCTTTACGGAACCAGCGATAGCAGGCGGGTTTCTTGATCTGGGTTGTGGATACGGACCGATAGGTTTATCATTGGCGAAAGCTTTTCCGCACCGTCATATCACCATGAGTGATATCAATGAAAGGGCGATTGACTTAGCCAGAAAAAACGCGATAAACAACCAAGTGGAAAACGTAGAATTTAAAATTAGTGATCGTCTCCAGTCCTTCCAAAACGAAACGTTTTCAGCTATAGTAACCAATCCCCCTATCCGTGCAGGGAAAAAAGTAATTTTCGATATGTTTGAAGAAAGCTATAAAGCGCTGCTTCCGCAAGGAGAGTTGACGGTTGTCATTCAGAAGAAGCAGGGAGCACCTTCTGCCCAGAAGAAATTGGAACAACTATTTGGGAATATCGAATTACTTGTGAAAAACAAAGGTTATTACTTATTGAAATCAACAAAGCAATAA